A segment of the Collimonas fungivorans genome:
CCGGCGGTTTCGGCGCGACGGCGACGGGCGCCGCCTCGACGGTGGTGGGCAACCAGGCCAGCGATAACGGCAACGCCAATGCAACGGTGTTGGGCCAGGGCGCCAGCATCGCTGCCGGCACCGCTGGCAGCAATGTGGCGCTGGGCCAGGGCAGCACGGTGGCGACGGCAGCGGTGCCGACCACCGGTGCGACAATCGGCGGCACGGCTTATACCTTCGCCGGCGGAGCGCCGGCGGGTGTGGTATCGGTCGGCAGCGCTGGCAACGAGCGTCAGATCACCAATGTGGCGGCCGGTCAGCTGAGCGGTACAAGCACAGATGCGGTGAATGGCAGCCAGCTGTTTGCGACCAACCAGCAGGTGACGGCCAACACCACGGCGATCACCAATATCAACAACGGCGGCGGCATCAAGTATTTCCATGCTAGTTCGACGCTGGCCGATAGCACGGCTACCGGTACCGACAGCGTTGCCGTCGGACCTACTGCAAATGCCACTGCCACCGATGCGATGGCGCTGGGTCATGGTGCGACAGCTGCCAATGCAGGCGCGGTAGCCTTGGGCGCAGGCAGCACGACGGCCGCGGCGGTAGCCACCACCGGCGCCACCATCAACGGCACCACCTATGCTTTTGCCGGCGCTGCGCCGACCAGTACGGTGAGCGTCGGCAGCGTGGGTAACGAGCGCACCATCACCAATGTGGCGGCCGGACAGTTGAGCACTGGCAGCACCGATGCAGTCAACGGCAGCCAGCTGAACGCAACCAACCTGGCGATTGCCGCGAGCAAGACCCATTACTACAGCGTCAACGACGGCGGCACCCAAGGCGGAAACTACGATAACAACGGCGCCACCGGGCAGGATGCGCTGGCAGCGGGGGTCGGATCCTCAGCCTCGGCGGCGAACGATGTCGCCATCGGGAACGCTGCTGCAGCCTCGGGCGGATCATCGATTGCCATTGGCGACGGCGCGCAGGCATCCGGCGCCAACAGCATCAGCATAGGCAGCGGCAATGTAGTCAGCGGCGCCAGCAGCGTGGCGATCGGCGATCCGACTACCATTACCGGTGCCGGCAGTTTTTCGGTCGGCAACAATAACAGCATTGCCTCCAACAACACCTTCGTGTTTGGCAGCAACGTGACAGTACCTGCCGGGCTGGATGGCTCCGTGGTGTTGGGCAGCGGTAGTGCGGCAGCGACTGCGAATCCGACTTCCAGCGCCACGGTCAACGGCACGACCTACGGCGGCTTTGCCGGCGCCACGCCGACTTCCACCGTATCGGTAGGGGCAGTTGGAGCGGAACGTCAAATCACCAACGTGGCGGCGGGCCAGCTCACGGCGACTTCAACCGATGCCATCAACGGCTCCCAGCTCTATTCGGTAGCGAGCGGCCTCGGCACCGCAATCAGCAACCTGAGCACTGTCGTCAACGCCAACCAGTTTCCGATTGCTTCCAGCGAGGGCAAGGCGTTCAGCGGTTCTGTCGGCGCGGCAGGCAGCAATTCGCTGGGCATGGGCACCAATGTCGTGGCAACCGGCCAAAATTCGACCGCTGCCGGCCAAGGATCGGTGGCCAACCAGGCTAATACCACCGCACTCGGCCAAGGCGCCCAGGCCACCGCTGCCAACAGCACGGCGTTGGGTCAAGGGGCGGTAGCCGGCACCGGCAATAGCGTGGCAATCGGCAGCGCTTCTGCCACCACCGCAGCGGTGGCGACCGCCGGCACCACCATCCGTGGGACCAGCTATTCCTTCGCCGGCGCTGCGCCGGTAGGTTCGATGAGTGTCGGTTCGGCGGGAAATGAGCGGCAGATCCAGAATGTTGCGGCGGGACAGCTGAGCGCGACCAGCACCGATGCCATCAACGGCAGCCAGCTGTATGCGACCAACAGCGCCATCAACAACCTGACTAATGTGGTGGCGTCTACCCAGGTCAAATATTACAGCGACAATTCCAGCGGCGGCGGCAATGTCAATAATGACGGAGCGACGGGAGCCGACGCCATGGCTATGGGTAAAAACACCACGGCAACTGCCACGAATGCAGTCGCCATGGGTCCGGGTGCGAGCGCAACGGCCAGCAACGGCGTGGCAATCGGCGCCGCTTCGACGGCTGATCGCGCAGGTTTGAGCGGCGCCAAGGAGTCGTTCTCCAACACGGCGGTGGCGTCGACGCAAGGCGCGGTCTCGGTCGGCAGCGCCGGCAACGAACGCCAGATCACCAATGTCGCAGGCGGAACGCAGGCGACGGATGCGGTCAATGTGCGGCAATTGCAGGCCGTGCAGGCAGGAGGAGTGCATTACGACACCAACACCGACGGTTCGACCAACTACAGCAGCGTCACGATGGGCAACGGCGGCAGCAGTCCTGTGGCGATTCATAACGTCGAAGCCGGCACTGCCGCCACTGACGCGGTCAACGTCTCGCAACTCAATACCGGCCTGAGCAGCGCGGTGCAGCAGGCCAACCAGCACGCTGACGGACTGGCCATGCAGTTGCA
Coding sequences within it:
- a CDS encoding ESPR-type extended signal peptide-containing protein, coding for MNKIHSKVWSPARNQFVVASEIAACPRGGAPGQGGRRALLRSRSPAMFAALVASGWLGWASLAQAQAVDCSVAPYNTYNGTASCMGFQSAASGIGATALGSLAHANVLGALAVGYNALSTGQNGIALGFQAYTNAINTVYIGARTSPTAGATSGGAIGIGTDVTASGPNALAIGTLAIGASTNSVAFANSSSVDANSVNSIAIGYVTKVVNSNNAIALGSGSLVSGGTHGTAVGWQAYASALNAVYLGARTAGTGASAESAIGIGTDVSASGIYSIGMGLGANASAANAIAIGRASKAQAASTIAFGDSSTVAAAAGAGSIAAGHNSQVTGGTGAVALGEGQVANGNGAVAIGDPNSANGTGAVTVGANNTSNGQGAISLGNSNSATGQGSIALGNASTAAAAGGIALGDTANAALGNGVAIGANSNANNANDVALGAGSTTAAPHTGVTAQFGGTAAGIANAASGVVSVGAAGAERQIQNVAAGVISSSSTDAINGSQLNTVVTGVNNLGATTAGTLGGGAAYDPATGNVTGFNQPINSVSATGAVTGPTAQTTVAGALTALNTNVDNTANIAVKYDAVGGSKITLGATGGAGAGAPVTITNLAPAALNSTSTDAVNGSQLYGTNQNVTNLTDGKIGPFVSDNSVTAVQPVSSGANASAGGFGATATGAASTVVGNQASDNGNANATVLGQGASIAAGTAGSNVALGQGSTVATAAVPTTGATIGGTAYTFAGGAPAGVVSVGSAGNERQITNVAAGQLSGTSTDAVNGSQLFATNQQVTANTTAITNINNGGGIKYFHASSTLADSTATGTDSVAVGPTANATATDAMALGHGATAANAGAVALGAGSTTAAAVATTGATINGTTYAFAGAAPTSTVSVGSVGNERTITNVAAGQLSTGSTDAVNGSQLNATNLAIAASKTHYYSVNDGGTQGGNYDNNGATGQDALAAGVGSSASAANDVAIGNAAAASGGSSIAIGDGAQASGANSISIGSGNVVSGASSVAIGDPTTITGAGSFSVGNNNSIASNNTFVFGSNVTVPAGLDGSVVLGSGSAAATANPTSSATVNGTTYGGFAGATPTSTVSVGAVGAERQITNVAAGQLTATSTDAINGSQLYSVASGLGTAISNLSTVVNANQFPIASSEGKAFSGSVGAAGSNSLGMGTNVVATGQNSTAAGQGSVANQANTTALGQGAQATAANSTALGQGAVAGTGNSVAIGSASATTAAVATAGTTIRGTSYSFAGAAPVGSMSVGSAGNERQIQNVAAGQLSATSTDAINGSQLYATNSAINNLTNVVASTQVKYYSDNSSGGGNVNNDGATGADAMAMGKNTTATATNAVAMGPGASATASNGVAIGAASTADRAGLSGAKESFSNTAVASTQGAVSVGSAGNERQITNVAGGTQATDAVNVRQLQAVQAGGVHYDTNTDGSTNYSSVTMGNGGSSPVAIHNVEAGTAATDAVNVSQLNTGLSSAVQQANQHADGLAMQLQNNINDVAKKAYAGVAAAMSMESAPYVAGKITYSAGYGYYQNQNAIGISLRRTADNGRWALSGGVSGTTSGGVAARLAVSGVLN